In Nitrospira sp. MA-1, one genomic interval encodes:
- a CDS encoding BON domain-containing protein yields the protein MSNTFTNKLRAKSMLVALSVACAFVFSACASDPHGRTVGTTVDDAVLTSSVKSSLIADDLVDAFEIEVDTYRSTVMLSGFVETQNQIDRAVEIAKKTEGVQKVVNKLAIKPKAMSQKS from the coding sequence ATGTCCAACACCTTCACAAACAAACTGAGAGCCAAATCCATGTTAGTGGCGTTAAGTGTGGCATGTGCATTTGTATTTTCAGCATGTGCCAGTGATCCGCATGGCCGGACCGTGGGAACCACGGTCGATGACGCGGTGCTTACCTCATCGGTGAAGTCGTCCTTGATTGCCGATGATCTCGTAGATGCGTTTGAAATTGAAGTTGATACGTACAGAAGCACTGTCATGTTGAGTGGATTCGTTGAAACACAAAATCAGATCGATAGAGCGGTGGAAATCGCCAAAAAGACGGAGGGAGTGCAGAAGGTCGTCAATAAATTAGCGATTAAACCCAAAGCGATGTCGCAAAAGAGTTAA
- a CDS encoding tetratricopeptide repeat protein, with amino-acid sequence MKIQVSFCLQLLPPVLLRQFLLSWLVLGGLVSGSPLFAAGSFQEDCLGKSPAGIALQNHLVAAKLGKVDSMFCDGAIHLYVQHDINKALPWLEKAANGGDPRAPLVLGILYEKGNGVPENPATAARWYQKGMDNGNPAAVRRLAELYRLGLGVPHDEAKARELLDKAATLGDKAAPKFIEKHEQERLHPKAGQDIKEEAYRSYKQKQFEKSAKLYRQCADMGNDQCQLALGVQFEFGEGVPKNESQAVTWYRKAADQGNAIAQKTLRLMYELGKGVGENWAEAFRLYSLSAQKYKDGAFALGRMYEFGMGVPQNRALAMEAFKKAADLGHPDGNYWARWLNNYSNCIGFRNEEEQKTIGFLRCPADPIGITFRNNNERLAYMREKGKEFDKIEAEARAQQAERGKATSKSSCNIAGGVWMDRNSSSGGYCQ; translated from the coding sequence ATGAAAATACAAGTTTCCTTCTGCTTACAACTCCTTCCTCCCGTGCTTTTGCGCCAATTTTTGCTGTCGTGGTTAGTGCTGGGCGGATTAGTATCCGGGAGTCCTCTCTTTGCCGCAGGCTCGTTTCAAGAGGACTGTCTTGGGAAATCCCCCGCCGGCATCGCCCTGCAGAACCATCTTGTCGCAGCGAAATTGGGCAAGGTGGATTCCATGTTCTGCGACGGAGCGATTCATCTCTACGTGCAACATGATATCAATAAGGCGCTTCCCTGGTTGGAAAAAGCCGCCAACGGGGGCGACCCGCGAGCCCCGTTGGTCCTAGGAATCCTCTATGAAAAAGGAAACGGGGTCCCAGAAAACCCGGCTACCGCCGCCAGGTGGTATCAAAAAGGAATGGACAATGGAAATCCCGCCGCCGTTCGGCGCCTGGCGGAATTATACCGCCTGGGCTTGGGCGTACCGCACGACGAGGCCAAAGCCAGGGAGCTTCTCGACAAGGCCGCGACCCTGGGCGATAAGGCTGCACCGAAATTTATTGAGAAGCATGAACAGGAACGGCTGCATCCCAAGGCGGGGCAGGACATCAAGGAAGAGGCCTATCGCTCATACAAACAGAAACAATTCGAGAAATCGGCCAAGCTATATCGCCAATGTGCGGACATGGGCAACGATCAATGTCAACTCGCACTCGGTGTCCAATTCGAGTTTGGCGAAGGTGTCCCTAAAAACGAAAGTCAGGCTGTGACCTGGTATCGCAAAGCGGCAGATCAGGGGAATGCCATCGCTCAGAAAACGCTCCGACTGATGTACGAATTAGGAAAGGGCGTAGGGGAAAATTGGGCTGAGGCATTTCGCCTCTATTCCCTGAGCGCCCAGAAGTACAAGGATGGAGCGTTTGCCTTGGGGCGCATGTATGAATTCGGCATGGGCGTGCCGCAAAACCGGGCACTGGCCATGGAAGCATTCAAGAAAGCGGCAGACCTTGGTCATCCGGACGGAAACTATTGGGCACGCTGGCTCAACAATTACTCCAACTGCATCGGCTTCCGAAATGAGGAAGAGCAGAAGACGATTGGATTTCTACGCTGCCCGGCCGATCCCATCGGCATCACGTTTCGCAACAACAACGAACGGTTGGCATACATGAGAGAAAAAGGAAAAGAATTTGACAAAATAGAGGCTGAGGCTCGTGCACAGCAGGCTGAAAGGGGAAAGGCCACCTCCAAGTCTTCGTGCAATATTGCCGGTGGAGTCTGGATGGACCGCAATTCTTCGAGCGGCGGCTACTGCCAATAG
- a CDS encoding DUF488 domain-containing protein encodes MSPELWTIGHSTRPIEEFIGLLKTDGIQLLVDVRTIPFSRRNPQFHQEALAQSLREAGIQYRHIPALGAWSGLPPVSRTG; translated from the coding sequence ATGTCTCCGGAGTTGTGGACTATAGGCCATTCGACGCGGCCTATTGAGGAATTTATCGGGCTTCTAAAAACCGACGGTATTCAATTGCTGGTCGACGTCAGGACGATTCCGTTTTCCCGGCGCAACCCTCAGTTTCACCAGGAGGCTCTTGCTCAGAGTCTTCGAGAAGCCGGGATTCAGTATCGGCATATTCCGGCGTTGGGTGCTTGGAGTGGTCTTCCCCCAGTTTCACGGACGGGTTAA
- a CDS encoding cupredoxin domain-containing protein: MLSLTVFAPLNLALVRGATPVSLAPADDTEETVVTINIKSREFNPNSLSLTVGQKTRLVLKNLDTELHAFLPVGLLTDIHLNVSGSGAPQFSKEGLSRVLLPTRGQTDIVFIPSHPGTFPYFCDLPGHVMRGTIVVHKNESMVD; the protein is encoded by the coding sequence ATGCTGAGTCTCACGGTGTTTGCCCCCCTAAACTTGGCCCTAGTGAGGGGAGCCACGCCGGTCAGTCTCGCTCCTGCCGATGATACCGAAGAAACAGTTGTGACTATCAATATTAAATCTCGGGAATTCAACCCCAACAGCCTTTCACTCACCGTGGGGCAAAAAACCCGCCTGGTCCTCAAAAATTTGGATACGGAACTGCATGCATTTCTGCCGGTCGGCCTACTGACAGATATCCACTTGAATGTCAGCGGAAGTGGTGCCCCACAGTTTTCCAAAGAAGGACTCAGCCGCGTTTTGCTTCCCACCCGAGGTCAAACAGACATTGTCTTTATCCCATCTCATCCCGGTACGTTCCCATATTTTTGCGATTTACCGGGCCATGTGATGCGGGGTACCATCGTGGTACACAAGAACGAGAGTATGGTAGATTAG
- a CDS encoding DUF488 domain-containing protein, with the protein MSRELWTIGHSTRPIEEFVGLLQSHGIQLLVDVRTIPFSRRNPQFHQESLAQSLREAMIQYRHMPELGGRRKARPDSLNVGWRNEGFRGYADYMQTQEFWDGLEELVNIGQQSPSAVMCAEAVPWRCHRSLIADALVIRSWTVDHIISASSLKTHTLTPFAKPDAGRLTYPSEEFSDSTLRLF; encoded by the coding sequence ATGTCTCGGGAGTTGTGGACCATAGGCCATTCGACACGGCCTATCGAGGAATTCGTCGGGCTTCTTCAATCGCATGGCATTCAATTGCTGGTCGACGTCAGAACCATTCCGTTTTCACGGCGGAATCCTCAGTTCCATCAGGAATCTCTAGCACAGAGTCTTCGTGAGGCCATGATCCAGTACCGGCACATGCCGGAGTTGGGAGGTCGGAGGAAAGCCCGCCCAGATTCCCTCAATGTGGGATGGCGGAATGAGGGTTTTCGAGGTTACGCGGATTACATGCAAACACAAGAGTTTTGGGATGGGCTGGAGGAACTGGTAAATATCGGACAGCAGTCACCATCAGCCGTGATGTGCGCGGAAGCGGTGCCTTGGCGCTGCCACCGGTCGCTGATTGCAGATGCGTTGGTCATCCGTAGTTGGACTGTCGACCACATCATCTCGGCAAGTTCTCTCAAGACGCACACGCTCACCCCGTTTGCCAAACCTGACGCAGGTCGCCTCACTTATCCCTCCGAAGAATTCTCGGATTCGACTCTCCGACTATTCTGA
- a CDS encoding YdiU family protein: protein MAKLEHLNFQNTYAGLPDVFHERVKPTPFPNPYLVSVNPAAAELLEIDPTEWTRPEFAEYFCGAKLLPGSDPIAMLYSGHQFGHYVPQLGDGRAIMLGEVRNQKGERWELQLKGAGLTRFSRDGDGRAVMRSTIREYLCGEAMHGLGIPTTRSLCIVAGEEVVWRETPEPGAMLLRMAPTHVRFGSFEVFYYRRQFEYLKTLADYVIEYHYPHLEEAENPYARLVHEVAVRTGHLVAQWQAVGWAHGVLNTDNMSILGLTMDYGPFGFMEGYDPTFICNHSDHHGRYSFQNQPDIGYWNIRALARALSPFLEEADVNATPAVYEKAMTGKYAELMRAKLGLVESHAGDDKLVTDLLNLMDSSRADYTTLFRTLGTVRQESPTVPSELRDQFLHREPFDDWTARYRERLRAEKSDDAERSVRMDQVNPKYILRNHLAQRAITQAVQQKDYSEIDRLLKLLSDPFTEQPGMEVYALPPPPGEPSIIVSCSS from the coding sequence ATGGCTAAATTAGAACATCTCAATTTTCAGAACACCTATGCGGGCCTGCCTGACGTGTTTCATGAGCGGGTCAAGCCAACGCCTTTTCCAAATCCTTACCTTGTGAGCGTGAATCCGGCAGCAGCCGAATTACTCGAAATTGATCCCACGGAATGGACCCGTCCGGAGTTTGCAGAATACTTCTGCGGTGCCAAGCTGTTGCCTGGGAGCGATCCCATTGCCATGTTGTATTCGGGGCATCAATTCGGACATTACGTGCCGCAGCTCGGCGACGGGCGGGCCATCATGCTGGGCGAGGTGCGCAATCAAAAAGGGGAGCGGTGGGAGTTGCAATTAAAGGGCGCAGGGCTGACGCGATTCTCAAGGGATGGCGATGGTCGTGCAGTGATGCGTTCGACTATTCGGGAATATCTCTGTGGCGAAGCCATGCATGGGTTGGGGATTCCCACAACTCGCAGTTTATGTATTGTGGCCGGGGAAGAAGTGGTTTGGCGGGAAACACCAGAACCGGGGGCGATGCTGCTCCGGATGGCGCCGACCCATGTGCGGTTTGGCAGTTTTGAGGTGTTTTACTATCGCCGTCAATTCGAATATCTGAAAACGCTGGCAGACTATGTCATCGAATATCATTATCCGCATTTGGAAGAAGCAGAGAATCCCTATGCCAGGCTGGTGCATGAAGTCGCGGTTCGCACCGGACATCTCGTGGCTCAATGGCAAGCCGTGGGGTGGGCCCATGGTGTCCTGAATACCGATAACATGTCCATACTCGGGTTGACGATGGATTACGGCCCCTTCGGGTTCATGGAAGGCTATGATCCAACGTTTATCTGCAATCATTCAGACCATCATGGGCGGTATTCCTTCCAGAACCAACCCGACATCGGCTATTGGAATATTCGGGCGCTGGCACGGGCTTTGTCACCGTTTTTGGAAGAAGCCGACGTCAATGCCACTCCGGCAGTCTATGAAAAGGCGATGACGGGAAAATATGCCGAACTGATGCGGGCTAAACTCGGTCTGGTCGAATCGCATGCGGGAGACGACAAACTCGTGACTGATCTGTTGAACCTTATGGATTCCAGCCGGGCGGATTACACGACCCTTTTCCGTACCTTGGGTACCGTTCGCCAGGAGAGTCCCACGGTACCCTCCGAACTACGGGACCAGTTCCTCCACCGAGAACCCTTTGATGATTGGACGGCACGGTATCGGGAACGGCTTCGAGCCGAAAAAAGTGATGATGCGGAGCGCTCAGTCAGAATGGATCAGGTGAACCCCAAGTACATCCTCCGAAACCATCTCGCGCAAAGGGCCATTACCCAAGCCGTTCAGCAGAAGGACTATTCGGAAATAGACCGGTTGTTGAAACTCCTGAGTGATCCCTTTACCGAACAACCAGGCATGGAAGTCTATGCCCTGCCTCCGCCTCCCGGCGAACCATCGATTATCGTCTCGTGCTCTTCGTAA
- a CDS encoding HNH endonuclease signature motif containing protein, translating into MTQPEQFYSLGDDDAIRRHIRIERESGKKLRKTPWWKSQIQKGECHFCHQQVGAENLTMDHVVPLARKGKSNRGNVVPACQACNRSKNLTTPVETLLDQIKAEGD; encoded by the coding sequence ATGACCCAACCAGAACAATTCTACTCACTAGGTGACGATGACGCGATCCGAAGGCATATACGGATTGAGCGCGAAAGCGGGAAAAAATTACGGAAGACCCCATGGTGGAAATCCCAAATCCAAAAAGGGGAGTGCCACTTTTGTCATCAACAGGTGGGAGCGGAAAACCTGACTATGGATCATGTGGTGCCTTTGGCCAGGAAAGGAAAAAGTAATAGAGGCAATGTCGTGCCGGCCTGTCAGGCCTGCAACCGCAGCAAAAACCTCACCACCCCCGTTGAAACTCTCCTGGATCAGATAAAAGCAGAAGGAGATTAA
- a CDS encoding IS3 family transposase, translated as MIQRCRTMFPLRLMCRLLHVSPSGFYARQRRSPSPWAQDCQRLTAAIRIIHADSDGVYGSPKIWQVLRRQGEGCGKHRVARLMQRERLRGIPAPTRWKRRRSGDRPAGITNQLARDFSAPGPNAKWVTDITYIPTQEGWLYLAVVLDLFSRQVIGWSMQPQLGRDLVLQAVLMAVWQRTSAAPVILHSDRGTQYTSQEFQAFLQAHGIVSSMSGVGSCYDNAVAESFFGLLKRERVHRRQYQTRAEARADIFDYIERFYNHQRSHSFTQGLAPKNFREQHDPQSSLTRP; from the coding sequence ATGATTCAACGTTGTCGCACCATGTTTCCTCTGCGTCTGATGTGTCGTCTCCTCCACGTCTCCCCGAGTGGGTTTTATGCCCGGCAGCGCCGCTCTCCGAGTCCCTGGGCTCAAGACTGTCAGCGCCTGACGGCCGCCATTCGCATCATCCATGCAGACAGTGATGGGGTCTATGGGAGCCCGAAGATCTGGCAGGTGTTACGCAGGCAAGGCGAGGGCTGTGGGAAACATCGTGTTGCCCGTTTAATGCAACGGGAGCGGTTGCGAGGGATTCCTGCTCCCACGCGTTGGAAACGGCGGAGATCTGGAGACCGACCGGCTGGAATCACGAATCAGTTGGCCCGGGATTTTTCAGCCCCAGGTCCGAATGCCAAATGGGTGACGGATATCACCTATATTCCCACGCAAGAAGGCTGGCTGTACTTGGCGGTGGTGCTCGATTTGTTCTCTCGGCAAGTGATTGGGTGGTCGATGCAGCCACAACTGGGACGGGACCTGGTCCTCCAAGCCGTGCTGATGGCCGTGTGGCAGCGGACGAGTGCGGCCCCTGTCATCCTGCATTCCGACCGAGGCACCCAGTATACCTCACAGGAGTTTCAAGCCTTTCTCCAGGCTCATGGGATTGTCAGCAGTATGAGTGGCGTGGGAAGTTGTTATGACAATGCCGTGGCAGAGAGTTTCTTTGGCCTCCTCAAACGAGAGCGAGTCCATCGGCGGCAGTACCAAACCCGGGCAGAGGCCCGCGCCGATATTTTTGACTACATTGAGCGGTTTTACAATCATCAGCGGAGCCACTCCTTTACTCAGGGACTGGCCCCGAAGAATTTTAGGGAGCAACACGATCCACAGTCTTCTTTAACCCGTCCGTGA
- a CDS encoding SDR family NAD(P)-dependent oxidoreductase, with product MNLNLNGKTALVTASSGGIGLEIARALAAEGAKVIINGRTQASVEQAMAEIQADLPHAETISLVADNGTAAGCNHTISQVPEVDILVNNLGIYEAVGFFEETDQAWQEMFEINIMSGVRLARHYLQSMLGRGHGRIVFISSESGVSPAPEMAHYSATKTMQLGIARSLAELTKGTEVTVNSVLPGPTRTESVEKFIRDIFPDLPPAEAGRRFMAENRPTSLIGRLIDPKEIGEIVAFVCSSRASVINGSCIRAEGGLVRTVF from the coding sequence ATGAATCTGAATCTAAATGGGAAAACGGCGTTGGTGACGGCGTCCTCAGGGGGCATAGGGCTGGAAATCGCGCGTGCTCTCGCCGCTGAGGGCGCTAAAGTGATAATCAACGGTCGTACGCAGGCCAGCGTGGAGCAAGCGATGGCGGAGATCCAGGCCGATCTTCCTCATGCAGAGACGATCTCTCTTGTGGCTGACAACGGCACTGCCGCCGGTTGCAACCACACCATCTCCCAAGTGCCCGAGGTTGATATTCTGGTCAACAATCTCGGCATCTACGAGGCTGTCGGATTTTTTGAGGAAACGGATCAGGCGTGGCAGGAGATGTTCGAAATCAATATCATGAGCGGCGTGCGTCTCGCCCGTCATTACCTCCAGAGCATGCTCGGGCGTGGTCACGGACGGATCGTATTCATTTCAAGCGAATCAGGCGTCTCCCCGGCTCCCGAAATGGCGCATTACAGCGCAACGAAAACCATGCAATTAGGCATTGCCCGTTCACTGGCCGAACTCACCAAAGGGACGGAGGTGACGGTCAATTCGGTGCTCCCCGGCCCCACCCGCACGGAAAGTGTTGAGAAGTTCATCCGGGACATCTTTCCCGACCTTCCGCCAGCAGAAGCCGGGCGCCGTTTTATGGCGGAAAATCGCCCGACCTCCCTAATCGGTCGTCTGATTGATCCCAAAGAAATCGGAGAGATCGTGGCGTTCGTCTGCAGTTCCCGCGCCTCAGTGATTAATGGATCGTGCATCCGGGCCGAAGGCGGTCTCGTGCGGACGGTCTTTTGA
- a CDS encoding porin family protein has translation MKVLEKGRQKNRWFGTVSALVLGFSMAHSPLWAADSIFMENVDKGDFSLGGRAMYYDPIGGKDSWYGGAQARWYLNDIFALEASMDYRKNGYGSTTAKTFPLQLSGLAYLLPGKRLSPYLIGGGGWYYTDVNGPNNYSDAQQRFGLHGGAGLQLMVNKNWSVDGSYRWVWLERIHSKDQSGNSVSFHDEGHMVTIGLNYHF, from the coding sequence ATGAAAGTGCTCGAAAAAGGTCGACAAAAAAACAGGTGGTTTGGAACAGTATCCGCCTTGGTTTTGGGGTTCAGCATGGCTCACAGTCCACTATGGGCTGCAGATAGTATTTTTATGGAGAATGTCGACAAAGGTGACTTTTCTCTTGGAGGTCGGGCCATGTATTACGATCCCATTGGAGGAAAGGACAGTTGGTACGGGGGAGCCCAGGCCAGATGGTACCTCAATGACATCTTTGCTCTTGAAGCATCGATGGATTATCGAAAAAATGGTTATGGTTCTACCACGGCCAAGACTTTTCCACTACAGTTATCCGGCCTCGCCTATCTCCTGCCGGGAAAGAGGTTGAGCCCTTATCTGATCGGGGGTGGGGGCTGGTATTACACTGATGTGAATGGACCCAATAATTACAGTGACGCACAACAACGATTTGGTCTTCATGGTGGTGCCGGTCTGCAACTTATGGTGAACAAGAACTGGTCGGTCGATGGGTCTTATCGATGGGTGTGGTTGGAGCGAATTCACTCAAAAGATCAAAGTGGAAATTCGGTATCTTTCCATGACGAGGGTCATATGGTCACCATTGGTCTCAACTATCATTTTTAA
- a CDS encoding transposase, translating to MEQRRKYSQEFKQEAVQLTKQAGGAITQVAKALGLNAAMLGRWCREAGRRGAKAFPGTGMPHDQELARLKRELALVTRERDFLKEAAAFFAKTSR from the coding sequence ATGGAGCAACGGAGAAAGTACAGCCAAGAGTTTAAGCAGGAAGCCGTTCAACTGACCAAACAGGCCGGTGGGGCGATTACCCAAGTGGCGAAGGCTTTAGGCCTTAATGCGGCCATGTTGGGGCGGTGGTGTCGGGAGGCCGGACGGCGAGGGGCGAAAGCTTTTCCAGGCACTGGGATGCCTCACGATCAAGAGTTGGCTCGCCTCAAACGTGAATTGGCCCTGGTCACTCGCGAGCGGGATTTTTTAAAAGAGGCGGCAGCGTTCTTCGCCAAGACCTCCCGATAA
- a CDS encoding zinc metallopeptidase produces MRMILLFLLLMIVVLGPQLWVWWVFRQYRQHREDLGGTGGELARHLLNRFGLQKVRVEPTPMGDHYNPETKVVGLNPKHYNGRSLTAAVIAAHEVGHALQDHEGYSLLKDRTHLIKFAQKAEKAGSYLMLGIPVLAGVTRIPAVGLAVLVVAIGTMSVSAMVHLITLPVEWNASFRRALPILREGGYLAPPDLHGAKRILTAAALTYVASSLFSLVNMWRWIRLVRR; encoded by the coding sequence ATGCGCATGATTCTTCTTTTTCTCCTGCTCATGATTGTCGTGTTGGGACCCCAACTGTGGGTGTGGTGGGTCTTCCGCCAATATCGTCAACACCGTGAGGATCTTGGTGGAACGGGCGGGGAATTAGCCCGTCATTTGCTCAATCGGTTTGGTCTGCAAAAGGTGCGTGTGGAACCCACGCCGATGGGGGACCATTACAATCCCGAAACCAAAGTCGTCGGTTTGAACCCGAAACATTACAATGGCAGATCCCTCACCGCCGCAGTCATCGCGGCGCATGAAGTGGGGCATGCTCTGCAAGATCATGAAGGTTATTCACTTTTAAAAGATCGAACCCACCTGATCAAATTTGCGCAGAAAGCCGAAAAGGCCGGGTCGTATCTGATGTTGGGCATTCCTGTCCTGGCTGGAGTGACCCGGATTCCTGCCGTGGGTCTTGCCGTCTTAGTCGTGGCGATCGGGACCATGAGCGTCTCCGCCATGGTGCATCTCATCACCCTACCCGTGGAATGGAATGCGAGTTTTCGGCGGGCTCTGCCGATCCTCAGAGAAGGCGGCTACCTGGCACCTCCGGATTTGCATGGCGCCAAACGTATCCTTACTGCCGCCGCCCTCACCTATGTCGCCTCCTCACTCTTCAGCCTGGTGAATATGTGGCGGTGGATTCGCCTCGTCAGGCGCTAA